In Etheostoma cragini isolate CJK2018 chromosome 9, CSU_Ecrag_1.0, whole genome shotgun sequence, the following are encoded in one genomic region:
- the sned1 gene encoding LOW QUALITY PROTEIN: sushi, nidogen and EGF-like domain-containing protein 1 (The sequence of the model RefSeq protein was modified relative to this genomic sequence to represent the inferred CDS: substituted 1 base at 1 genomic stop codon) — MVLVLQALLPCFCTLLSLDLLPGVELAVPLEDFYPFGQDKGDSQTISQDDGGSGLVEISVAFPFFGDRHTGLYVNNNGLVSFLREVSQFTPVAFPIAGDRRVVAPFWADVDNRRAGRVFYRESQEPSVLRRASGDVRTYFSELPNFNATWVLICTWHQVTFFGGNSLTPVNTFQVVLITDGELSFTIFQYNNITWTTGMHASSGGNLAGLGGIAAQAGFNAGDGKRYFNIPGSHTADVVNLEGTTNVGYPGKWVFRIDDANVEVGGCNNSASVCPHLRPCLNGGQCIDDCITGNPSFTCSCLAGFTGRQCQIDVDECVSFPCQNGGTCEDQINSFICHCPPGYTGIECQTDIDECKDRPCLNDALCVQGAGSFTCVCEPGYTGVLCETDINECESQPCLNGGDCIDQVANFTCICPVAFNGAVCETDLEVLQDNSTEAENQTALCEEEDCKKHQICEYTVLGIYNCTCAPGFYGDECEEECLCQNGGVCVDINGTCECPPGYTGLYCQFEVTQTPCSNNRPCPDGGPCLEYGGAYLCTCQTSGAELDHKDFYPYVQPQSVCDSSPCLNGGYCYERDGGYTCECKYGYWGKHCEKVRLNTCASGPCRNGGSCKEEAGSYRCVCPYRFTGKHCEVGKPDPCSSSPCLNGGTCFHYIGKYKCECTEAFSGRHCEISRSSVPSTAVLGCGLPPQVKNAEVQFSLTTPGSMAVYICHSGFTPVPRATQSICGIQGDWSQPPICEGLXHTWTHILNKRCRNSMHLCTYVVPMYMCVLPSDINECLSVPCKHGGTCEDQAGSYMCHCSQGFKGQNCEIEQDGCETDPCLNGGVCRGYRRNYLCVCKDGFFGDQCQMLENPCVLQPCGNRGLCRSDKRGNYNCVCRVGHTGKDCEKDLLPPSGLHVLRVEENEVELRWDEPDPSHSLISGFIVTYGPLGWSNHKTDFLERQQSTHVMRGLVPGQLYNISTFSIKRNANNNDNSQPATALIRTRPRRVEQLQVVNVSSSQVWLSWLVHHAAVSRVHVSLLPSDGSEARTAVLNTSTTEHTFSSLLPGQMYTVDVLTQSGIRPDEFPSTSHSAGPLQFWTRPLPPQNLSLSHVTTNSALITWSRHPRNVPDGFVVNVTRGLNTRSRFLPSGKLGSYTLRELTPGQHYYVALTSVKSTEQEQIHSIPQHVAFTTLPMGARSGRRERPTGTGPGTQVGRILPPSQPQDLGGTTETEELHRYTELIDGRGKITAKFIQLPRKAVRHRAKPDPPIRLEKMEETTNKISLALQIQEEGLRTKPELPQDCRSLPCQNEGTCVNGGDSFICNCAAGFKGGQCELLCQRVPHPCTRLYSETKSVPVWQGGLCHYLYKRTYKVQQDVCYREICEPMPPKKSQSRRTGIQQ, encoded by the exons GTTAACAACAATGGCCTCGTTTCTTTCCTGAGGGAGGTGTCTCAGTTCACACCTGTGGCTTTTCCAATTGCCGGGGATAGAAGGGTTGTGGCTCCGTTCTGGGCAGATGTGGACAACCGTCGTGCAGGGAGGGTCTTCTACAGAGAGAGCCAGGAGCCCTCCGTCCTGAGGAGGGCTTCAGGTGATGTCAGGACGTACTTTTCAGAATTGCCCAACTTCAACGCAACTTGGGTCCTCATCTGTACATGGCACCAAGTTACTTTCTTTGGAGGCAACTCCCTCACGCCG GTAAATACTTTCCAAGTGGTGCTCATTACAGATGGCGAGCTTTCCTTCACTATATTCCAGTACAATAACATCACTTGGACCACTGGCATGCATGCCAGCAGTGGAGGAAACCTGGCTGGGCTGGGAGGAATTGCAGCGCAG GCAGGTTTCAATGCTGGTGATGGCAAGCGTTATTTCAACATCCCCGGCTCTCATACAGCTGATGTGGTGAACCTTGAGGGAACCACCAACGTGGGCTACCCCGGCAAATGGGTCTTCCGTATAGATGATGCAAATGTGGAAGTAGGTGGCTGCAATAACTCAG CATCTGTGTGCCCACACCTGCGACCATGTCTGAACGGAGGCCAGTGCATTGATGACTGTATAACAGGCAACCCCTCCTTCACTTGCTCCTGCTTGGCTGGCTTCACCGGCCGACAATGCCAGATTG ATGTTGATGAGTGTGTCTCCTTTCCCTGCCAGAACGGAGGGACATGTGAAGACCAGATTAATAGTTTCATCTGTCACTGTCCTCCTGGATACACTGGCATTGAGTGTCAAACAG aCATTGACGAGTGCAAAGACAGACCATGCCTCAACGACGCGTTGTGTGTGCAGGGCGCTGGCAGTTTCACCTGTGTTTGTGAACCGGGTTACACTGGTGTCCTGTGTGAGACAG ACATAAACGAATGTGAGTCCCAGCCCTGTCTGAATGGAGGAGATTGCATCGATCAGGTGGCCAATTTCACCTGTATTTGTCCCGTTGCCTTCAATGGAGCAGTCTGCGAGACAG ACTTGGAGGTGCTTCAGGACAATTCAACTGAGGCAGAAAACCAAACAG CCTTGTGTGAAGAGGAAGATTGCAAGAAGCATCAGATTTGTGAATACACCGTCTTGGGAATCTACAACTGTACATGTGCTCCAGGCTTCTATGGTGACGAGTGTGAAG AGGAATGTCTTTGCCAGAATGGGGGTGTCTGTGTGGACATCAATGGGACTTGTGAATGTCCTCCAGGCTACACAGGACTCTACTGTCAGTTTG AAGTAACCCAGACGCCATGCAGCAACAACAGGCCGTGTCCTGATGGAGGTCCTTGTTTGGAGTATGGAGGAGCCTACCTGTGTACATGCCAGACTAGTGGAGCAGAGCTAGATCATAAAGACTTCTACCCCTATG tacAGCCCCAATCGGTCTGCGACTCCTCTCCGTGTCTGAATGGGGGCTACTGCTACGAGCGGGATGGAGGCTACACCTGCGAATGCAAATACGGATATTGGGGAAAGCATTGTGAAAAAG TTAGACTCAATACATGTGCTTCTGGTCCCTGCCGCAATGGAGGCTCTTGTAAGGAAGAAGCTGGGAGCTACAGATGTGTTTGTCCTTACAGATTCACTGGAAAACACTGTGAAGTGG GAAAGCCAGACCCCTGTTCCTCCAGCCCCTGTCTTAATGGGGGGACATGTTTTCACTACATAGGAAAGTACAAATGTGAATGCACGGAGGCCTTCAGCGGCAGGCACTGTGAAATAAGCAGGAGCTCAGTACCAAGCACTGCAG TCCTTGGCTGTGGGCTGCCTCCACAAGTGAAGAACGCAGAGGTCCAGTTCTCCTTAACAACACCAGGCTCCATGGCTGTATATATATGCCACTCAGGCTTCACGCCTGTGCCCAGAGCCACCCAGAGCATCTGTGGTATTCAGGGGGACTGGAGCCAGCCCCCCATTTGTGAGGGTCTGTAACACACGTGGACACACATTCTGAACAAAAGATGTAGAAATTCAATGCACCTGTGCACATACGTAGTTcctatgtatatgtgtgttttgccaTCAGACATAAATGAATGCCTGTCAGTACCCTGCAAGCACGGGGGGACATGTGAGGACCAGGCTGGCTCCTACATGTGTCACTGTTCTCAAGGTTTCAAAGGCCAGAACTGTGAAATAG AGCAGGACGGGTGTGAAACCGACCCCTGTCTAAATGGAGGTGTGTGTCGGGGTTACAGACGGAATTATTTATGCGTGTGCAAGGACGGCTTCTTTGGGGACCAGTGCCAGATGT TGGAGAATCCTTGTGTACTGCAACCTTGTGGAAACCGTGGCCTCTGCAGGAGTGACAAGAGAGGGAACTACAACTGTGTTTGCAGAGTAGGACACACAGGAAAAGACTGTGAGAAAG ACCTGTTGCCTCCTTCTGGTCTTCATGTGTTGCGTGTGGAGGAGAACGAGGTTGAACTGCGCTGGGATGAGCCGGATCCCTCACACAGCCTGATCAGCGGGTTCATTGTCACTTATGGTCCCCTGGGCTGGAGCAatcacaaaacagattttttggaAAGGCAGCAGTCCACCCACGTCATGCGAGGCCTGGTGCCCGGCCAGCTGTACAACATCTCCACCTTCTCCATCAAGCGCAATGccaacaacaatgacaacagCCAGCCTGCCACAGCACTGATACGCACCA GACCTCGGAGGGTGGAGCAGCTGCAGGTGGTCAATGTGTCCTCCTCTCAGGTTTGGCTGAGCTGGCTGGTTCATCATGCAGCAGTCAGCAGGGTGCACGTGTCTCTGTTGCCTTCAGATGGCAGTGAGGCTCGCACTGCCGTGCTCAACACAAGCACCACTGAGCATACCTTCAG TTCATTACTCCCTGGCCAGATGTACACAGTGGATGTGTTGACTCAAAGTGGAATCAGACCAGATGAATTTCCCTCCACCAGCCACTCAGCTGGTCCCCTGCAATTCTGGACAA GGCCTCTCCCGCCACAGAACCTCTCCCTGTCACATGTGACCACTAACTCAGCACTGATCACCTGGAGCCGCCACCCGAGAAACGTCCCAGATGGCTTTGTGGTCAATGTGACCCGAGGGTTGAACACCAGGAGTCGCTTCCTGCCCAGTGGGAAATTAGGATCATATACTCTGCGTGAACTGACACCAGGACAGCACTACTACGTGGCTCTCACATCTGTGAAAAGCACGGAGCAGGAACAGATCCACAGCATACCTCAACACGTAGCCTTCACTACCT TGCCAATGGGGGCAAGAtcagggagaagagagaggccAACCGGGACTGGACCGGGGACTCAGGTTGGACGCATACTTCCCCCATCTCAGCCTCAGGACCTGGGAGGCACAACAGAAACAGAGGAATTGCACAG ATACACAGAGCTCATTGACGGAAGGGGAAAGATAACAGCCAAGTTCATTCAGTTGCCTCGAAAAGCCGTTCGACATCGTGCTA AACCTGACCCACCAATTAGATTAGAGAAGATggaagaaacaacaaacaaaatcagcCTTGCACTGCAGATTCAAGAAGAAGGTTTAAGAACTAAGCCTG AGTTGCCACAGGACTGTCGCAGTCTGCCCTGCCAGAACGAGGGCACATGTGTGAATGGAGGCGACTCCTTCATCTGCAACTGTGCAGCGGGGTTCAAGGGCGGACAGTGTGAACTGT TGTGCCAGCGAGTGCCTCACCCCTGTACCCGTCTCTACTCTGAAACGAAGAGCGTGCCTGTCTGGCAGGGTGGATTGTGCCACTACCT GTACAAAAGGACATATAAAGTACAGCAGGATGTTTGTTATCGAGAGATTTGTGAACCCATGCCTCCAAAGAAAAGTCAGA GCAGAAGAACAGGCATACAAcaataa